One segment of Maridesulfovibrio ferrireducens DNA contains the following:
- a CDS encoding CoA-binding protein: MLLLDEKKLAALLNEVKVIAVIGAVDKPGRPVDMVGRYLIETGFKVIPVHPKRQDVWGLKTYKSILDIPEHVDLVDVFRAPEFCPDHAEECLKLNTLPKVFWMQQGIFSPESREILSVKDITVIEDRCIMVDHKRLVGKKL; the protein is encoded by the coding sequence ATGTTATTGCTTGATGAAAAAAAGTTAGCCGCACTTCTGAATGAGGTCAAGGTCATAGCCGTAATAGGTGCTGTCGATAAACCGGGCAGACCCGTTGATATGGTGGGCCGCTATCTGATTGAAACCGGATTTAAAGTTATTCCTGTTCATCCTAAAAGACAGGATGTATGGGGACTTAAAACCTATAAGTCCATTCTTGATATCCCCGAACATGTTGACCTTGTAGATGTTTTCAGAGCACCGGAATTTTGCCCGGACCATGCTGAAGAATGTTTAAAACTGAATACTCTTCCAAAAGTTTTCTGGATGCAGCAAGGCATATTCAGCCCTGAATCCCGGGAAATTCTAAGCGTAAAAGATATTACTGTCATTGAAGACCGATGTATAATGGTTGACCATAAAAGACTCGTAGGCAAAAAATTATGA
- a CDS encoding protein-disulfide reductase DsbD family protein: protein MSFKTYFVIFISILFLTGATCPSKAYSAQNQNPNLSTKWKLYKLSTEDQAKTGLQTEILAALILKTKNGWYTYSHNPGKMGQPTKLKVTLLPRKAELSPIYLAGKLKDDPFNKGSKIEIYPSPTPILVPVPSESKSFTLQARLSLLMCSKTACLPFKTDLNFFGIGVVPEKLPSANGEPWWPLFLKATQIANKGKISLKNISAEPETILKPAPVADKVSETTKLKSAPVQTDAKETFSFDSLKPQSFTPGLEVANLTTAILFGILAGFLLNFMPCVLPVISLKLSALLAGSQHVEERERKKSFREHNLYFALGIMLYFGALSGILGFTGLAWGQIFQKPSVVIVLTGIVFALSLSLFGLYNLPIVDLKINTENSGPRRQALFTGILATLLATPCSGPFLGGVLGWAMIQPHYVIGSVFMSVGAGMALPYIAMAMFPGLVKKFPKPGAWTVWVERAAGFFLAATCIYLISILPEDMLIPTLIFLWFTGVAAWMWGLSSGCDTKTSMIALRAAALTICIAAGFWAETPSVPTAHWISFKQDDFASRIGKESMFVEFTADWCPSCKILEQTVLTSGNLNRWQEKYNLRYIKVDLTAPDKTADDFLRAMGSRSIPLAAIFRKGDNSTSPTVIRDLYTTGQMEEALSQTLIGD from the coding sequence ATGAGTTTTAAGACCTATTTCGTGATATTTATCAGCATTTTATTTCTGACAGGCGCTACCTGCCCTAGTAAGGCTTACAGTGCTCAAAATCAAAATCCCAATCTGAGCACCAAGTGGAAACTCTACAAACTGAGTACTGAAGACCAAGCCAAAACGGGACTGCAGACTGAAATTTTAGCCGCCCTTATTCTTAAAACCAAGAACGGCTGGTACACATATTCGCATAATCCCGGAAAAATGGGGCAGCCGACGAAACTAAAAGTGACCCTTCTTCCGCGTAAAGCAGAGCTTTCGCCTATTTACCTTGCCGGTAAACTTAAAGACGATCCTTTCAATAAAGGGAGCAAAATAGAAATTTACCCCTCCCCCACCCCAATACTTGTGCCTGTTCCGTCAGAATCAAAATCTTTCACCCTGCAAGCACGGCTTTCTTTGCTTATGTGTTCAAAGACAGCATGCCTGCCATTTAAAACGGATTTAAATTTCTTCGGCATAGGAGTTGTTCCAGAAAAGCTTCCATCTGCCAACGGAGAGCCATGGTGGCCTCTTTTTTTAAAAGCGACTCAGATCGCAAACAAAGGTAAAATTTCTCTTAAAAATATATCTGCCGAACCAGAAACAATACTAAAACCAGCCCCCGTTGCGGACAAAGTTTCAGAAACTACGAAGCTGAAATCCGCTCCTGTACAAACGGATGCAAAAGAAACTTTTTCGTTTGACTCTTTGAAACCGCAATCTTTTACCCCCGGCCTAGAAGTTGCGAACCTGACTACAGCTATTCTTTTCGGTATTCTTGCCGGATTTCTGCTGAATTTTATGCCTTGCGTCCTTCCAGTGATCAGCTTGAAACTTTCAGCTCTGCTGGCGGGTTCACAGCATGTTGAGGAAAGGGAGCGCAAAAAAAGTTTTAGAGAACACAATCTATATTTTGCTCTCGGGATAATGCTCTACTTCGGTGCGCTCAGTGGTATTTTAGGATTCACAGGACTGGCATGGGGACAGATTTTTCAAAAACCGTCTGTTGTCATAGTACTGACCGGAATCGTATTCGCCCTCAGTTTGAGCCTGTTCGGACTATACAATCTCCCGATCGTAGATCTTAAAATAAACACGGAAAATTCAGGACCACGCAGACAAGCTTTATTTACGGGTATACTTGCAACTCTTCTGGCAACCCCGTGCAGTGGACCGTTTCTAGGCGGAGTTCTGGGCTGGGCCATGATTCAACCGCATTATGTAATCGGCAGTGTTTTTATGAGTGTTGGAGCCGGGATGGCTCTTCCATATATTGCAATGGCGATGTTTCCCGGCCTTGTAAAAAAATTCCCGAAACCGGGTGCATGGACAGTCTGGGTAGAGCGTGCGGCAGGTTTCTTCCTCGCTGCAACCTGCATATATCTAATCAGCATTCTACCGGAAGACATGCTTATACCGACGCTGATTTTCTTGTGGTTCACAGGAGTTGCCGCTTGGATGTGGGGACTGTCATCCGGCTGTGACACTAAAACGAGTATGATAGCTTTAAGGGCCGCAGCTCTTACCATATGTATTGCCGCCGGATTCTGGGCCGAAACTCCATCCGTGCCGACTGCTCACTGGATAAGCTTTAAACAGGATGATTTCGCGTCACGAATCGGAAAAGAATCCATGTTTGTAGAGTTCACTGCGGACTGGTGTCCATCTTGTAAAATCCTTGAACAGACAGTGCTTACCTCCGGCAACCTTAATCGTTGGCAGGAAAAATATAATCTGCGTTATATCAAAGTTGATCTGACCGCGCCGGATAAAACAGCGGACGACTTTTTACGTGCTATGGGCAGCAGATCAATCCCGCTTGCGGCTATTTTCCGAAAAGGGGACAACAGCACTTCGCCAACGGTCATCCGTGATCTTTATACCACCGGACAAATGGAAGAAGCGCTAAGCCAGACACTCATCGGCGACTAA
- a CDS encoding J domain-containing protein: MNFQEARRILKIDSDAKIADVKKAFRKLAFTMHPDLNPSPDAARKFREVNEAYVFLRNEMRNDSEKPTSAGKASYTKRKATFTSRADQKTASQGAKAYQQQQKTARTDAQNKTRSASAQQSRSFYQKEEDVLKDILNDPFAKQVFEDIYRQISKDKPYTTPGSAKERKINMNWGDKSVSVDVSRGIFGGIKSWVSGQMDDEQTVFFPASTLIPGRNIRITIQQGFKKSSKILDITLPRDFIIGRPIRLKGQGRKLGPLKGDLYLRILAK; this comes from the coding sequence ATGAATTTTCAGGAAGCACGGCGAATATTAAAAATAGATTCAGATGCAAAAATTGCAGATGTGAAAAAGGCATTTCGTAAACTGGCCTTTACCATGCACCCTGACCTTAATCCCAGCCCTGATGCTGCCCGTAAATTCAGAGAAGTGAATGAAGCGTACGTTTTTCTTAGAAACGAAATGCGTAACGATTCTGAAAAACCGACTTCGGCCGGAAAAGCCTCGTATACCAAAAGAAAAGCAACATTCACTTCTCGAGCCGATCAAAAAACAGCATCTCAAGGTGCAAAAGCTTACCAGCAACAACAAAAAACCGCACGAACGGATGCCCAGAACAAGACCCGTTCAGCTTCTGCCCAGCAAAGCAGATCTTTTTATCAAAAAGAGGAAGATGTCCTCAAAGATATTCTTAATGATCCATTTGCAAAACAGGTATTCGAAGATATTTACCGCCAGATAAGCAAAGATAAACCTTATACGACTCCCGGCTCGGCTAAAGAGCGTAAAATAAACATGAACTGGGGTGATAAATCCGTATCAGTTGATGTTTCGCGTGGAATTTTCGGAGGAATTAAGTCGTGGGTGAGCGGACAGATGGACGATGAACAAACCGTCTTCTTTCCCGCATCAACACTTATCCCCGGTCGAAACATTCGCATAACCATCCAGCAAGGTTTCAAAAAAAGTTCAAAAATTCTCGATATTACACTACCGCGAGATTTTATCATCGGCAGACCGATACGTCTTAAAGGCCAAGGCAGAAAGCTCGGCCCGCTGAAAGGTGACCTTTATTTACGAATTCTTGCTAAATAG
- a CDS encoding AMIN domain-containing protein — protein sequence MPVKNKKIIQCPFCNSNRLYLRRGLVSDAFISLLTPVKSFTCGSCSRSFRKYNNYFTSKQALIHILIILALVAFTRPSLINPGNWLMQEQATQPEKYIQLEQQSTENLPEDQFTNNGIAATANATGEFNATLAYKPETLDNATVLDVYNGTSNSTVDTMQVSFDNSEVSFNATEQNATVPKITAKTALQGGRLNSIYFKNIGGKTRINLDMGGSPLSYTSFFLRNPDRLVVDIHGSWEYFGPTTLKPENPIFSKFRIGIYENKLRMVMDLKGDTPAPTIMKTDTGLNIDVK from the coding sequence ATGCCCGTCAAAAATAAAAAAATTATTCAGTGCCCTTTTTGCAACAGTAACCGTCTCTATCTCAGACGCGGATTAGTTTCTGACGCATTCATTTCACTACTGACACCAGTAAAATCATTTACCTGTGGTTCGTGCAGTCGAAGTTTCAGAAAATATAACAACTACTTTACCAGCAAACAGGCTCTTATTCACATTCTGATAATACTTGCTCTCGTCGCTTTTACCCGCCCCAGCCTGATTAATCCCGGAAACTGGTTGATGCAGGAACAAGCCACTCAGCCTGAAAAGTATATTCAGTTGGAACAACAAAGCACTGAAAATTTGCCCGAAGATCAATTCACAAACAACGGAATTGCAGCTACGGCAAATGCGACAGGCGAATTTAACGCAACTCTGGCCTACAAACCAGAAACGTTAGATAACGCCACGGTTCTGGATGTATATAATGGTACGTCAAACAGCACTGTCGATACAATGCAAGTGAGCTTTGACAATTCCGAAGTAAGTTTCAATGCAACAGAACAGAATGCGACTGTACCCAAAATTACAGCCAAAACAGCTTTACAAGGCGGAAGACTTAATTCGATATACTTCAAAAATATCGGAGGGAAAACGCGGATCAACCTTGATATGGGTGGATCTCCGCTCTCCTACACTTCCTTTTTCCTGCGTAACCCGGACAGACTGGTTGTCGACATTCACGGCAGCTGGGAATATTTCGGACCGACCACTTTGAAACCGGAAAATCCGATTTTTTCCAAATTCAGAATCGGAATTTATGAAAATAAATTACGCATGGTAATGGACCTCAAAGGTGACACTCCGGCTCCGACAATTATGAAGACTGACACTGGTCTGAATATTGACGTGAAATAG
- a CDS encoding transposase, translating into MRRKWDPRVKAKIVLEGLTGRCVNELCRSHELRPGQYYKWREHFLKNCHLLFEREKRAPDKAELAIENEKLKRLVGELTLELNNGRSIR; encoded by the coding sequence ATGAGGCGTAAATGGGATCCCAGGGTAAAAGCGAAGATTGTGTTGGAAGGGCTTACTGGAAGATGTGTTAATGAACTTTGTCGTTCTCACGAGCTTCGTCCCGGGCAGTATTACAAATGGCGAGAGCATTTTTTGAAGAATTGTCATCTTCTTTTTGAAAGAGAGAAAAGGGCTCCGGATAAAGCGGAACTCGCGATCGAAAATGAAAAGCTTAAGCGTCTAGTGGGTGAGCTGACATTGGAATTGAATAACGGCAGAAGCATTCGTTGA
- a CDS encoding M24 family metallopeptidase has product MSNIEQNIAVPREELEIRWAKARRFLAETAPEAGGLLAFSRLQVFYLSGTFVNGALWLPVEGEPVLFVRKSVERARLESSIKNICPFKSFKDLAPLAKNVCQPLSDIIGAETAGLTWQLGEMLAARMPDTKFVPCDKALALSRAVKSEWELKRMRKAGELHNLALVDILPEILMAGMTEREISHFIWNIFFELGHQGNMRMQAFGEEIFLGHVSAGDSGIYPSSFNGPLGMRGEHPAAPFMGNACKKWQKESLLAADVGFVLEGYHTDKTQVYWSGAKESVPCSIMNAQAFCKDMQDLAADNLKPGTLPSYIYAMLVNEAEKSGYSEGFMGLGESKVPFIGHGIGLTVDGFPPIAKGFENPIEEGMVFALEPKIGIPGVGMVGVENTFEVTKDGAKSITGDNFDMIFIG; this is encoded by the coding sequence ATGAGCAACATAGAACAAAATATAGCCGTTCCCAGAGAAGAACTTGAAATACGCTGGGCTAAGGCAAGAAGATTTTTAGCTGAAACAGCTCCCGAAGCAGGGGGATTGCTGGCTTTTTCACGATTGCAGGTTTTTTATTTATCAGGAACGTTTGTGAATGGAGCGTTGTGGCTGCCGGTTGAAGGGGAGCCTGTTCTTTTCGTTCGTAAGTCTGTTGAAAGGGCGCGTCTTGAAAGTTCAATAAAAAACATATGTCCATTCAAGTCTTTTAAAGATCTTGCTCCGCTGGCTAAAAATGTATGTCAGCCGTTATCGGATATTATCGGCGCTGAAACCGCCGGACTTACATGGCAACTGGGAGAAATGCTTGCCGCCCGTATGCCGGATACTAAATTTGTCCCTTGCGATAAAGCGCTGGCTCTTTCCCGTGCAGTAAAGTCGGAATGGGAACTTAAAAGAATGCGCAAGGCCGGAGAACTTCATAACCTCGCGCTTGTTGATATTCTGCCCGAGATATTAATGGCCGGAATGACTGAACGTGAGATTTCGCACTTTATCTGGAATATCTTTTTTGAACTGGGCCATCAAGGAAACATGCGGATGCAGGCATTCGGTGAAGAAATCTTTCTGGGTCATGTTTCTGCCGGTGATTCCGGTATATACCCGAGTTCGTTTAATGGTCCTTTGGGAATGCGCGGTGAACATCCGGCAGCTCCGTTTATGGGTAACGCATGTAAAAAATGGCAGAAAGAAAGTTTGCTTGCCGCGGATGTCGGGTTTGTTCTTGAAGGATATCATACCGATAAAACACAAGTTTACTGGTCCGGTGCAAAAGAATCTGTGCCTTGTAGTATTATGAATGCACAAGCTTTCTGTAAAGATATGCAGGATCTAGCGGCGGATAATTTAAAACCCGGTACACTTCCGAGCTATATCTACGCAATGCTGGTTAACGAAGCTGAAAAAAGTGGATATTCAGAAGGTTTTATGGGGCTTGGTGAAAGTAAAGTTCCGTTTATCGGTCATGGAATTGGGCTGACTGTGGATGGATTTCCGCCTATTGCCAAAGGTTTTGAGAATCCAATCGAAGAAGGAATGGTCTTCGCTCTTGAGCCTAAAATAGGCATTCCGGGAGTGGGCATGGTCGGCGTGGAAAATACTTTTGAAGTCACAAAAGACGGAGCAAAATCCATCACCGGTGATAATTTTGATATGATTTTTATCGGCTGA
- a CDS encoding YkgJ family cysteine cluster protein — protein sequence MIKAFECQRCGHCCQGEGGIIMTKKDRKRLAEHLGLPEEEMVLKYSETVNGKIRLQSREDGYCVFFNEGCGVHPGRPDVCRAWPFFRGNLVDKLSWEMVQDYCPGINNEAGHEQFVIQGKEYIRAEGLRQHDPEVGPNALITEDD from the coding sequence ATGATTAAAGCTTTTGAATGTCAAAGATGCGGCCACTGCTGTCAAGGCGAAGGCGGCATAATAATGACCAAAAAAGATAGAAAAAGACTGGCTGAACATCTCGGCTTGCCAGAAGAAGAAATGGTTTTAAAATACAGCGAGACTGTAAACGGTAAAATCCGTCTCCAAAGCAGAGAAGACGGATACTGCGTATTTTTCAACGAAGGGTGCGGAGTTCACCCCGGCAGACCTGACGTTTGCAGAGCATGGCCTTTTTTCAGAGGAAATCTCGTTGACAAACTGAGCTGGGAGATGGTTCAGGATTACTGTCCGGGTATTAACAACGAAGCCGGACATGAACAATTTGTAATTCAAGGCAAAGAATACATTCGCGCTGAAGGATTGCGTCAGCACGATCCTGAAGTGGGCCCCAACGCACTCATTACCGAAGACGACTAG
- the hisH gene encoding imidazole glycerol phosphate synthase subunit HisH: MLAILDYKAGNQTSVQRALNKLDIPNVITSDPDVLSKATGIIFPGVGAAGQAMDELTAGGLDALLKDLVSKKKPLLGICVGCQILLDYSEENDTKALSVIPGECRLFNPSWVDYEGVPIRVPHMGWNQVELKQDCILFKDIDPEAYFYFVHSYYPAPEEKFIIGETIYGRPFCSLHGREGLWAVQFHPEKSGNPGLKMLSNFYEYCKEASDA, translated from the coding sequence ATGCTGGCCATTCTTGACTACAAGGCTGGGAATCAAACCAGTGTTCAGCGCGCTCTGAACAAATTAGACATTCCAAACGTAATCACATCTGATCCGGACGTGCTATCCAAAGCAACCGGCATAATTTTTCCAGGCGTCGGTGCTGCGGGTCAGGCTATGGACGAACTTACTGCCGGCGGTCTTGACGCACTATTAAAAGACTTAGTTTCGAAAAAAAAGCCTCTGCTCGGCATTTGCGTAGGTTGTCAGATTCTACTGGACTACAGCGAAGAAAACGACACCAAAGCTCTTTCAGTTATCCCCGGAGAATGCAGACTCTTCAATCCTTCATGGGTGGATTACGAAGGAGTTCCTATCCGCGTGCCTCATATGGGCTGGAACCAAGTTGAGCTGAAACAGGACTGTATTCTTTTTAAAGATATTGATCCTGAAGCATACTTTTATTTTGTCCACAGCTATTATCCAGCTCCCGAAGAAAAATTTATTATCGGCGAAACAATTTATGGCCGCCCTTTCTGTTCCCTTCACGGACGCGAAGGACTCTGGGCCGTTCAGTTCCACCCGGAAAAAAGCGGTAACCCCGGCCTAAAAATGCTTTCCAATTTCTACGAATACTGCAAGGAGGCTTCCGATGCTTAG
- a CDS encoding iron-containing alcohol dehydrogenase — MLNFQFFIPTRLIFGPGKLAELGTTPNLPKGDKALIIIGESGAMITNGYLDKVQAALGKQNVSTMVFDNISPNPKSDQIDEAAKLAREKNIDFIVALGGGSTIDAAKAIALLTTNVGKCWDFIQAGSGGGIVAENPSAPLIAIPTTAGTGTEADPWAVISKSGGTEKISLGSDSTFPYMSIIDPELMLSVPPRTTAYTGIDAFFHAVETFVSTEHQPMSDMLALESVHLITNYLPMAIEQSDNIEARTVMAWASTAAGMCETLSRCISHHSLEHALSAMYPELPHGLGLAKLSLPYFKRLIPGSPDRFEDLAMAMGYDTSGFDENQRASVFLEGLRVLLERTGLAQESLKNYGAKEEDVPQLVEIAMATMGKLFDYTPTEMDQDDLECIVSEAIAG, encoded by the coding sequence ATGCTAAACTTTCAATTCTTCATCCCGACACGACTCATTTTCGGCCCCGGCAAACTTGCTGAGCTTGGCACTACTCCAAATCTTCCTAAAGGAGATAAAGCCCTTATAATTATAGGTGAATCCGGGGCGATGATCACCAACGGCTATCTTGATAAAGTTCAAGCTGCCCTCGGCAAACAAAATGTTTCTACAATGGTTTTTGATAATATATCTCCCAATCCGAAATCTGATCAAATTGATGAAGCGGCGAAACTTGCCCGTGAAAAAAATATAGATTTTATCGTCGCACTTGGTGGAGGTTCCACTATCGACGCAGCTAAAGCAATTGCCCTGCTGACCACAAATGTCGGTAAATGCTGGGATTTCATTCAGGCCGGTTCAGGCGGAGGCATTGTTGCTGAAAATCCTTCTGCGCCCCTGATTGCCATCCCGACCACAGCAGGAACAGGCACAGAAGCTGACCCGTGGGCAGTTATCAGCAAAAGCGGCGGTACTGAAAAAATCAGCCTCGGCTCAGATTCAACATTCCCGTACATGTCGATCATTGACCCTGAATTGATGCTGTCCGTCCCTCCGCGCACGACTGCATACACTGGCATTGATGCGTTTTTCCACGCTGTTGAAACTTTTGTTTCAACCGAGCATCAGCCCATGAGTGATATGCTGGCACTTGAATCAGTACATCTCATCACCAACTATCTGCCTATGGCGATTGAACAGAGCGACAATATTGAAGCCCGCACTGTAATGGCATGGGCCAGCACAGCGGCCGGAATGTGCGAAACACTTTCACGCTGCATATCTCACCATTCTCTGGAACATGCCTTAAGCGCAATGTATCCCGAACTGCCGCACGGTCTGGGACTTGCTAAACTTTCACTTCCATACTTTAAACGCCTTATCCCCGGCAGCCCTGACCGTTTTGAAGATCTCGCGATGGCAATGGGCTACGACACTTCAGGCTTTGATGAAAATCAGCGCGCGTCAGTTTTTCTGGAAGGATTACGTGTTCTGCTCGAACGCACAGGCTTAGCTCAGGAATCGCTGAAAAATTATGGAGCAAAAGAAGAAGATGTTCCGCAACTTGTTGAAATAGCCATGGCCACAATGGGCAAACTTTTCGACTACACCCCGACTGAAATGGATCAGGATGATCTTGAATGTATTGTCTCGGAAGCTATTGCCGGATAA
- a CDS encoding sigma-54-dependent transcriptional regulator, with translation MADILIIDTDKDFAAHMAKDLSRHEIDTTYCNSIAKAIGLLHTGNYKAVILDEDLPEGKVLDYITAIRKIQPYPEVIVLSQNGDPNTAEQAVQNGAWDYITKPPSIHRIIAIINRVKEYHTERQAKCSPVSLRREGIIGNSRTLQSCLDKVAQASTSDTNVLITGNTGTGKELFAKAIHKNSAREKNPFVVVDCAALPDTLAENLLFGHERGAYTSADSSSVGLIKQADGGTLFLDEIGELPLAMQKVFLRVLEGRCFRPVGGVKEITSNFRLLAATNRDLEGMVSSKEFRQDLFYRLRGIHIQLPPLQTISEDINDLTCHFIRRHCQQLKIDSKGFSPDFLNALMLYEWPGNIRELINTIEQAISRAETETILYPRHLPRTIRAHIAKRELEKNAPKAVKKENKIADAANYPDLKTYRNEQTAGIEKRYLKDLIEITQGNIKQSCHISGLSRARLYALIKQHGITRISSR, from the coding sequence ATGGCTGACATTCTCATTATTGATACCGACAAAGATTTTGCCGCACATATGGCAAAGGATTTATCACGACATGAGATAGACACCACATATTGTAACTCAATAGCCAAGGCCATAGGGTTGCTGCACACAGGCAATTACAAAGCAGTAATACTAGATGAAGATCTGCCGGAAGGAAAAGTTTTAGATTATATCACAGCCATACGTAAGATTCAGCCATACCCGGAAGTGATTGTCTTATCTCAAAATGGTGACCCAAATACAGCGGAACAAGCCGTACAAAACGGAGCATGGGACTACATTACCAAACCCCCGAGCATACATCGCATTATCGCAATTATAAACCGTGTAAAAGAATACCATACGGAACGACAGGCAAAATGCTCTCCTGTTTCACTACGGAGGGAAGGCATAATAGGAAACAGCCGTACGCTCCAATCTTGCCTTGATAAAGTTGCTCAAGCCTCAACCTCTGATACCAATGTGCTTATCACTGGCAATACCGGAACCGGTAAGGAACTCTTCGCAAAAGCAATTCACAAAAACAGCGCACGGGAAAAGAATCCTTTCGTAGTTGTGGATTGTGCGGCACTGCCGGATACTCTTGCCGAAAACCTGCTGTTCGGCCATGAACGCGGAGCGTATACCAGTGCGGACAGTTCATCAGTCGGGCTCATCAAACAAGCTGACGGAGGAACTCTATTTTTAGATGAAATCGGTGAACTGCCACTCGCCATGCAAAAAGTATTTCTGAGAGTTCTGGAGGGCCGATGCTTTAGGCCTGTAGGCGGAGTAAAGGAGATAACAAGTAATTTCAGGTTGCTGGCGGCAACAAATAGAGATCTGGAAGGTATGGTGTCGTCCAAAGAATTCAGACAAGATCTTTTCTATCGCCTTCGCGGAATTCACATCCAACTACCTCCACTCCAAACCATATCCGAAGACATCAATGATCTCACCTGTCATTTCATCCGCCGCCATTGCCAGCAACTGAAAATAGATAGTAAAGGATTTTCGCCAGATTTTCTTAATGCACTCATGCTTTATGAATGGCCGGGTAACATCAGGGAGCTAATAAACACCATAGAACAAGCCATTTCCAGAGCAGAAACGGAAACAATCCTATACCCTCGGCATTTACCGAGAACCATCCGAGCACATATTGCCAAACGGGAACTTGAAAAAAACGCTCCAAAAGCAGTCAAGAAAGAAAACAAAATCGCAGATGCAGCAAATTATCCAGACCTCAAAACATATCGGAACGAGCAAACAGCAGGAATTGAAAAACGGTATCTAAAAGATCTGATTGAAATAACACAAGGAAATATCAAGCAATCATGTCATATCTCAGGGCTCTCACGCGCAAGGCTCTATGCCCTTATAAAACAGCACGGTATCACCAGAATATCCAGCCGTTAA